A single Photobacterium toruni DNA region contains:
- a CDS encoding phasin family protein, whose translation MYTEMFKSFSEQTEKTLAPYAKFNKVFAKNVEQLTELQLSAVRAYSDLGLKQLKAVSEVKDIQSLTAFNGQQLETLTKLSQQLLDDSNKFSSVAQSFKTEVEEFVAENVKQATPAI comes from the coding sequence ATGTATACGGAAATGTTTAAATCTTTTTCTGAGCAAACAGAAAAAACACTAGCACCATACGCGAAATTCAACAAAGTATTTGCTAAAAATGTTGAGCAATTAACTGAGCTTCAATTGTCTGCTGTTCGTGCTTATAGCGATCTTGGCTTGAAGCAACTTAAAGCAGTAAGTGAAGTAAAAGATATTCAGTCACTAACAGCATTTAATGGTCAGCAGCTTGAGACACTTACTAAGCTTTCTCAACAGCTTCTTGATGATAGCAATAAATTTTCTTCTGTAGCACAAAGCTTTAAAACTGAAGTTGAAGAGTTTGTTGCAGAGAATGTTAAACAAGCAACACCTGCCATTTAA
- a CDS encoding acetyl-CoA C-acetyltransferase, with protein sequence MAKVYIVAAKRTPIGSFNGALKSVSAAQLGAVAIKGALAQIDVPADAIDEVILGNVVGAGQGMGPGRQAAIYAGLPNEVPAYSLNMVCGSGMKALMDAAAHIKAGDADLVIAAGAENMSQIPFCASSKIRDGQKMGNLELTDLLIADGLTDVFNNYHMGVTAENVVEKVGLTREQQDNFALASQQKAVAAIEQGRFVAEICPVEVVSRRETVIVDTDEYPKANASIDDLAKLRPAFNRDGSVTAGNASGINDGASAIIVASEAAVAKYNLTPLAEVESYAQAGVAPEIMGLGPVPAVIKALEKANLSIEDIDLLEFNEAFAGQALGVFHEVARETGTKVEDLVERANVNGGAIALGHPLGASGSRILVSLLHEMRRRDDKYGMATLCVGGGMGTAVILKRV encoded by the coding sequence ATGGCTAAGGTATACATTGTTGCCGCAAAACGTACCCCAATCGGTAGTTTTAATGGTGCGCTAAAATCAGTTTCTGCAGCACAACTCGGAGCGGTTGCAATTAAAGGTGCATTAGCGCAAATCGACGTTCCAGCAGATGCGATTGATGAAGTTATTTTAGGTAATGTCGTTGGTGCAGGTCAAGGTATGGGTCCTGGGCGTCAAGCTGCTATTTATGCTGGTTTACCCAATGAAGTGCCAGCTTACTCGCTTAACATGGTTTGTGGTAGTGGTATGAAAGCATTGATGGATGCTGCTGCTCATATCAAAGCGGGTGATGCAGATCTTGTGATTGCTGCTGGTGCTGAAAATATGTCTCAAATTCCGTTTTGTGCATCATCAAAGATCCGTGATGGTCAAAAAATGGGTAACCTTGAGCTAACAGATCTTTTAATTGCTGATGGTTTAACTGACGTATTTAATAACTACCATATGGGTGTTACTGCTGAAAATGTGGTGGAAAAAGTTGGTTTAACACGTGAGCAGCAAGATAACTTTGCACTTGCTAGTCAACAAAAAGCAGTAGCTGCGATTGAACAAGGACGCTTTGTTGCTGAAATTTGTCCTGTAGAAGTCGTTAGTCGTCGTGAAACAGTGATTGTCGATACTGACGAATATCCAAAAGCCAATGCTTCTATTGATGATCTTGCTAAGCTTCGTCCTGCTTTTAATCGTGATGGGTCTGTTACTGCGGGTAATGCTTCTGGTATTAACGATGGTGCAAGTGCAATTATTGTTGCATCAGAAGCTGCTGTTGCTAAATATAATTTAACACCGTTAGCAGAAGTTGAAAGCTATGCTCAAGCTGGTGTTGCGCCTGAGATCATGGGCTTAGGTCCTGTTCCTGCGGTAATTAAAGCCTTAGAAAAAGCAAATCTTTCAATTGAAGATATTGATCTTCTTGAATTTAACGAAGCCTTTGCTGGTCAAGCATTAGGTGTATTCCATGAAGTCGCTAGAGAAACTGGCACGAAAGTGGAAGATTTAGTTGAACGTGCGAATGTAAATGGTGGTGCAATTGCTCTGGGTCACCCTCTAGGTGCATCTGGTAGCCGTATCCTTGTTAGCTTATTACATGAAATGCGCCGTCGTGATGATAAATACGGCATGGCAACATTGTGTGTAGGTGGCGGTATGGGTACTGCAGTTATTTTAAAACGTGTGTAA
- a CDS encoding DUF4381 domain-containing protein: protein MTQLTAPALPLADIHLHTEPSFWPLAWGWWAVIIVSLILISLGGYRFRSHRHYFTAKKEALTLLKTYRFNDGITAVNTVLKQAALSYFPRTVIAPLTGIQWLTFLDQQLPTKYRGFIKQQQLWQQGLFSSKPLTEQQFQECQQQALLWLHHALPAKNNDHGNASSMITKESSNV from the coding sequence ATGACACAACTTACAGCACCAGCATTGCCATTGGCGGATATTCATCTTCACACAGAACCAAGCTTTTGGCCTCTTGCTTGGGGATGGTGGGCAGTAATTATTGTTAGCCTTATTCTTATAAGTTTGGGAGGGTATCGTTTTCGCTCTCACCGTCATTATTTTACAGCGAAAAAAGAAGCTCTTACCCTATTAAAAACCTACCGCTTTAACGATGGTATTACGGCAGTTAATACGGTACTGAAACAAGCGGCATTAAGCTATTTTCCACGGACGGTTATAGCCCCTTTAACAGGTATACAATGGCTGACTTTTCTTGATCAGCAATTACCAACGAAATACCGTGGTTTTATCAAACAACAGCAACTATGGCAGCAAGGTCTTTTTTCCTCAAAACCTCTCACCGAACAACAATTTCAAGAATGCCAGCAGCAGGCATTATTATGGCTACACCATGCCCTGCCCGCAAAAAACAATGATCATGGTAATGCTTCATCGATGATCACTAAGGAGTCGTCCAATGTTTGA
- a CDS encoding vWA domain-containing protein, whose amino-acid sequence MFEFVWLWAWALLPLAWFVYRFSKPIAQPAAIHLPQLPQGVGQKQPSSIIRKVLMTLVWVSLVCAMARPVWYGDPIEIKPEHRDMLLAVDLSGSMAIPDMVTKNGQSIDRLTAVKHVLADFIAKRKGDRIGLVVFADHGYLQTPLTFDRKTVEQQLNRTVLGLIGQSTAIGEGLGVATKTFIDSKAPQRVIILLSDGGNTSGVIDPIEAAKLAQESHVKIYTIGVGADKMIQKGFFGDRVVNPSSDLDEKTLSKIAAMTGGEYFRARNPQQLAKIYDVINKLQPVNNAQQTWRPRDELFRYPLALALLLSVIIAFMRKRHG is encoded by the coding sequence ATGTTTGAATTTGTATGGCTATGGGCATGGGCCTTATTACCATTAGCTTGGTTCGTTTATCGATTCAGTAAACCCATCGCACAACCTGCAGCGATTCATTTGCCTCAGCTACCGCAAGGTGTTGGCCAAAAACAACCCAGCTCTATTATTCGAAAAGTGTTAATGACTTTAGTATGGGTGAGCCTTGTGTGTGCAATGGCTCGACCAGTATGGTATGGCGATCCGATAGAAATCAAACCAGAACACAGAGACATGCTATTGGCGGTCGATCTTTCAGGATCAATGGCCATTCCAGACATGGTGACTAAAAATGGTCAAAGTATTGATCGGCTCACTGCCGTCAAACATGTATTGGCTGATTTTATTGCTAAACGGAAAGGTGATCGTATTGGACTGGTCGTCTTTGCTGATCATGGCTACTTACAAACACCATTAACCTTTGATCGCAAAACCGTTGAACAACAACTTAATCGCACCGTACTGGGCTTAATTGGCCAAAGTACTGCAATTGGTGAAGGACTTGGGGTTGCAACAAAAACCTTTATCGACAGTAAAGCACCACAACGAGTGATTATTTTACTCAGTGATGGGGGGAATACTTCAGGCGTTATCGATCCTATTGAAGCAGCAAAACTGGCACAAGAAAGCCACGTTAAAATTTATACCATAGGTGTAGGTGCTGACAAAATGATTCAAAAAGGCTTCTTTGGAGATCGAGTTGTCAATCCGTCATCAGATCTGGATGAAAAAACATTAAGCAAGATCGCTGCGATGACTGGCGGTGAGTATTTCCGCGCGCGAAATCCACAACAACTCGCAAAAATTTACGATGTTATTAATAAACTTCAACCCGTTAATAATGCTCAACAAACATGGCGACCACGTGATGAGCTATTCCGTTATCCATTAGCGTTAGCACTGCTTTTATCCGTTATCATCGCTTTTATGAGGAAACGTCATGGCTGA
- a CDS encoding AAA family ATPase produces the protein MLASTFQRLNDYLQSQVIGQPNLVKQLLIALLADGHILVEGPPGLAKTRAVKVLSDCIEGDFHRIQFTPDLLPSDLTGTDIFRPETAEFTFQPGPIFNSLVLADEINRAPAKVQAAMLEAMAEKQITAGRKTYPLPELFLVMATQNPIEQEGTYPLPEAQLDRFLLQLNVDYPNAESELEILRLNRGEALGVEKSEPICISQSDIFAARKEILNIHMADDVEHYIIRLVMATREPHRFSEQLQSWLQMGVSPRATLALDRCARAHAWLSGRDFVTPEDVQIMAYPVLRHRLLLSYEAQAEGIAADQVVETLISQVASL, from the coding sequence ATGTTAGCAAGCACATTCCAACGTCTAAATGATTACCTTCAAAGTCAGGTTATCGGTCAGCCTAATTTAGTCAAACAACTCTTAATTGCGTTACTAGCAGATGGGCATATTCTTGTTGAAGGTCCTCCTGGACTAGCAAAAACACGGGCTGTAAAAGTACTGTCTGATTGCATTGAAGGCGACTTTCATCGTATCCAATTCACTCCCGATTTATTGCCTTCAGATTTAACAGGTACTGATATTTTCCGTCCTGAGACCGCTGAATTTACTTTTCAACCCGGTCCTATCTTTAACTCATTAGTACTAGCAGATGAAATTAACCGCGCCCCCGCTAAAGTGCAGGCCGCGATGTTAGAAGCAATGGCTGAAAAACAAATTACGGCGGGTCGTAAAACTTACCCATTACCAGAATTATTTTTAGTAATGGCGACCCAAAATCCAATCGAGCAAGAGGGAACTTATCCACTTCCTGAAGCACAATTAGATCGCTTTTTATTACAACTTAATGTTGACTACCCTAATGCTGAAAGCGAGCTTGAAATTCTACGTCTTAATCGTGGTGAAGCGCTTGGTGTAGAAAAATCAGAACCAATCTGTATTAGTCAAAGTGATATTTTTGCCGCTCGAAAAGAAATATTAAATATTCATATGGCTGATGATGTTGAGCATTACATTATTCGATTAGTCATGGCGACACGTGAACCACATCGTTTTAGTGAACAATTACAATCATGGTTACAAATGGGGGTTAGTCCACGTGCAACATTAGCACTTGATCGTTGTGCACGTGCTCACGCTTGGCTTAGTGGTCGTGATTTTGTCACACCAGAAGATGTTCAGATTATGGCTTACCCTGTATTACGCCACCGCCTATTATTAAGTTATGAGGCACAAGCTGAAGGTATTGCTGCAGATCAAGTGGTTGAAACACTTATTTCTCAGGTCGCTAGCTTATGA
- a CDS encoding DUF58 domain-containing protein produces the protein MKPTHINVALPLHSDGVNVCLAELLQYKNQAVRWLAPAKSIWSQLNGHHQSRHKGRGMNFSEVRPYQAGDDIRSIDWRVTARTGKTHTKLFTEEREQPIMLFIDLSNSMQFGSQLLLKSVQAAHFASLLSWLAIDEQDRIGAIIYNGINTIECKPTARQRGPLQIINALISAQHDALQAVNTTNHDGFSIALKRLHYLCPKGSEIIIISDFYTLKTTDKRRLSQLRQHNRIQFVQIHDPLEQGQTQFRGYEHVTDNQQSAWLDFSAKKTRDSLSQQYQIHQNFIHEMATSLAIPLHTLSAAQPLLQQLGAHSQGIR, from the coding sequence ATGAAACCTACACACATCAACGTAGCGCTGCCACTCCATAGCGATGGCGTCAATGTGTGTCTAGCAGAGCTACTGCAATATAAAAATCAAGCGGTAAGATGGCTGGCACCCGCTAAAAGTATTTGGTCACAACTCAATGGTCATCATCAAAGCCGCCACAAAGGGCGTGGAATGAACTTCTCAGAAGTGCGCCCTTATCAAGCTGGCGATGATATCCGTTCTATTGACTGGCGAGTAACTGCGCGTACAGGAAAAACGCACACCAAATTATTTACCGAAGAACGTGAACAGCCGATTATGCTGTTTATCGACCTCAGTAATAGCATGCAATTTGGTTCACAGTTACTATTAAAATCAGTACAAGCAGCACATTTTGCGAGTCTATTAAGTTGGTTAGCTATAGATGAGCAAGATCGTATTGGTGCCATTATTTATAATGGAATTAATACTATAGAGTGTAAACCTACAGCGCGTCAGCGTGGGCCATTACAGATTATTAATGCATTAATTTCAGCTCAACACGATGCTCTACAAGCGGTAAATACCACCAACCACGATGGTTTTTCAATTGCACTTAAACGGTTACATTATCTATGCCCCAAAGGCAGTGAAATTATTATTATCAGTGATTTTTATACACTAAAAACTACTGATAAACGTCGCTTAAGCCAACTTCGACAGCATAATCGTATTCAATTTGTCCAAATTCATGATCCACTTGAACAAGGGCAAACACAATTCCGTGGCTATGAGCATGTTACTGATAATCAACAATCAGCATGGCTGGATTTCTCGGCAAAAAAAACACGTGATTCACTCAGCCAACAATATCAAATACATCAGAATTTTATTCATGAAATGGCAACCTCACTTGCTATACCATTGCATACTCTTTCTGCCGCACAGCCGCTATTGCAACAACTTGGCGCTCATTCTCAAGGAATAAGGTAA
- a CDS encoding SDR family oxidoreductase, whose amino-acid sequence MKKVALVTGAKGGIGSSITQALVDAGFRVIATHHPKSEQSAKEWLKENNYSDESVKLLPLDVTDTTFCKESLAALLEQEGNIDVLVNNAGITKDTMFKRMTAEQWNDVINTNLNSLFNVTQPLFESMCQHGNARIINITSVNGLKGQFGQTNYSAAKAGMIGFTKALAAEGARAGVTVNAIAPGYTGTAMVEAIKPEVLESIKAEIPMKRLAQPQEVAAAVVFLASDAAAYITGETLSVNGGLYMH is encoded by the coding sequence ATGAAAAAAGTAGCATTAGTGACTGGCGCAAAAGGTGGTATCGGTTCTTCAATTACTCAGGCCTTAGTTGATGCTGGCTTTCGTGTTATTGCTACTCATCATCCTAAAAGTGAGCAGTCAGCGAAAGAGTGGTTGAAGGAAAATAATTACTCAGATGAATCCGTAAAATTGCTACCTTTAGATGTAACTGATACCACATTTTGTAAAGAGTCTTTGGCTGCATTATTAGAGCAAGAAGGCAATATTGATGTTTTGGTTAATAATGCAGGTATCACTAAAGATACCATGTTCAAACGCATGACGGCTGAACAATGGAATGACGTTATTAATACTAATCTCAACAGTTTATTTAATGTCACTCAACCGTTATTTGAATCTATGTGCCAACATGGTAATGCTCGTATCATTAATATTACTTCAGTTAATGGTCTTAAAGGACAGTTTGGCCAAACGAATTACTCAGCGGCTAAAGCTGGCATGATTGGCTTTACTAAAGCGTTAGCAGCAGAAGGTGCACGCGCTGGTGTTACTGTTAATGCAATTGCCCCTGGTTATACCGGTACGGCGATGGTTGAAGCGATTAAACCTGAAGTACTTGAATCAATTAAAGCAGAAATTCCGATGAAACGCTTAGCGCAGCCTCAAGAAGTTGCGGCAGCGGTTGTCTTTTTAGCAAGTGATGCAGCGGCATACATTACTGGTGAAACATTGTCAGTAAATGGTGGTTTATACATGCACTAA
- a CDS encoding BatD family protein has protein sequence MSVNQKIWTKKSQSPWLLLLTMLMALLPLQAMAAQAEATVSKNIVAVNQVFELTVSVDTAINPNSVDFSVLRSDFAYGQPSVSSSTSLINGTMSRNTTWTLALAAKKVGTATIPAFKIGSSQTTPITISVLKSSQKNNAAVSNQANIQVTAAIDKNTLYVGESINYRVKMLIGEQLSQASLTAPSGDGLAVSQVGQDAQNNIVQNGRRYLVITRNYQITAEKAGKVIIHGSTFNGNAVRGANGFNSGVNIPVNESAKSITVDIKAKPTDYKGLWLPTPNLQLQQTWQPQVSNQNIVTVKVGEPITRTITLRIKDVAQSNMPNINLTYPDTIRLYNEKPEYRTENGYSVMTLKQVIIPRQAGKVSLPPLTINWWNTTVAKQQQSEITGLTLNVIADPTANNQLSPPAAIPPAVSINSEKASITTTIWPWATLFFASLWLITLVLLVKKRQQTAVMPSIVTAEKTTVISDLENSIKANDPIKVQTYYQQWRAQQYSILTTQPQLLQQLDNEVQSMMAVHYSPLERVWNNQILLTLLTQAKQLTITKQPSMTLSSLDPQ, from the coding sequence ATGTCAGTAAATCAAAAAATTTGGACTAAAAAAAGCCAATCACCATGGTTATTACTTCTAACCATGCTCATGGCATTATTGCCCTTACAAGCAATGGCTGCGCAAGCAGAAGCGACAGTATCGAAAAATATTGTTGCCGTTAATCAAGTGTTTGAACTAACTGTTTCAGTTGATACTGCAATCAACCCTAACAGTGTCGATTTTAGTGTATTAAGATCTGATTTTGCTTATGGTCAGCCCAGCGTCAGTAGCTCAACATCGTTAATAAATGGAACCATGTCTCGCAATACAACATGGACGCTTGCCCTTGCAGCTAAAAAGGTTGGAACCGCAACTATACCTGCCTTTAAAATTGGTAGCTCTCAAACAACACCTATTACAATTAGCGTACTCAAAAGCAGTCAAAAAAATAATGCCGCAGTATCAAACCAAGCTAATATTCAAGTGACGGCTGCAATCGATAAAAATACGCTTTATGTGGGTGAAAGTATTAATTATCGCGTGAAAATGCTCATTGGTGAGCAACTTTCTCAAGCCTCATTAACCGCCCCATCCGGTGATGGTTTAGCTGTATCACAAGTAGGTCAAGATGCTCAAAACAATATCGTCCAAAATGGTCGACGTTATTTAGTCATTACGCGTAATTATCAAATTACAGCGGAAAAAGCAGGAAAGGTGATCATTCACGGCTCAACATTCAACGGGAATGCTGTACGCGGTGCTAATGGTTTTAACTCAGGCGTTAATATTCCCGTAAATGAAAGCGCGAAAAGTATCACCGTAGACATCAAAGCTAAACCTACTGATTACAAAGGGTTATGGTTACCAACCCCCAATTTACAATTACAACAAACATGGCAACCACAAGTTTCGAACCAAAACATCGTTACCGTTAAGGTTGGTGAGCCCATCACTCGTACCATTACATTACGAATTAAAGATGTCGCTCAAAGTAATATGCCCAATATCAATTTAACTTACCCTGATACAATACGACTTTACAATGAAAAACCTGAATACCGTACTGAAAATGGTTACAGCGTTATGACGTTAAAACAAGTCATTATTCCTCGCCAAGCAGGTAAAGTGTCACTACCGCCTCTCACCATTAATTGGTGGAATACCACCGTGGCGAAACAACAACAAAGTGAAATTACAGGTTTAACCTTAAACGTAATTGCCGATCCGACAGCAAATAATCAATTGTCACCGCCAGCTGCAATACCACCAGCAGTATCAATTAATTCAGAAAAAGCGTCTATAACAACAACTATCTGGCCATGGGCTACGCTATTTTTTGCCAGCTTATGGTTAATTACCTTGGTATTACTAGTTAAAAAACGCCAACAAACAGCGGTTATGCCGTCAATAGTTACTGCAGAAAAAACAACTGTTATATCAGATCTTGAAAATTCCATTAAAGCCAATGATCCGATAAAAGTACAAACTTACTATCAACAATGGCGAGCACAACAATATTCAATACTCACAACCCAACCACAGTTATTACAACAACTCGATAATGAAGTTCAATCAATGATGGCGGTTCATTATTCTCCTTTAGAGAGAGTATGGAACAACCAAATATTATTGACGTTATTAACCCAAGCTAAACAACTTACAATAACAAAACAGCCATCTATGACATTATCGAGTCTAGACCCTCAATAA
- a CDS encoding VWA domain-containing protein, with protein MADFTFLHPLWFAALIPVIIVLPWLKGKAQHSGLIAPHLAQKLGLTQQQSKRWPIVLFALGSFIAVIAMAGPSWQKVKLPAYNLSGARVLVMNMSQSMYATDIKPNRLTQERFKALDMLPGWKEGSTGLVAFAGDGYEVSPLTTDSSTLRNLIPNLSPNIMPIAGNNAASGLAEAIRLLKQAGHNSGDIILMTDGITKAVAQQALADLKGTHYRVSILAMGTVEGAPILLPDGSLLSKNGTPVISKIDINTLMSITDSTGGILQMAQATDNDVNAIINFTAKPLASREKGHQKELQERLNGGFWLIIPLLLLALLGFRRGVVLAAMFILIPIDHAQASPWTNTNRQAYETFTDGNYKQAAQEFTSPQWKGIAEYKAQQYDQAIETLKPLQDPTSQYNLGNAYAQKGDYKKAAATYEKLLKQQPDFADAKKNLSIVEQAEKQKQQQQKKSGKQGQQSNKDQQQQGQQGNKDQQQQGQQGNKDQQQQGQQGNKDQQQQGQQGNKDQQQQGQQGNKDQQQQGQQGNKDQQQQGQQGNKDQQQQGQQGNKDQQQQGQQGNKDQQQQGQQSNKDQQQQGQQSNKDQQQQGQQGQQGQQGQQGQQGNKDQQQQQPSMSEAKKKQQAQNNAQQALSQQAQQAQQAQQAQQAQQAQQAKQPNKDGKDQQPSTVTMQQGKPTGEQQQVLSVSNPILKKLEQVPDDTAELIRAQLMLQAQQRAKQQQSNKPW; from the coding sequence ATGGCTGATTTTACCTTTCTACATCCATTGTGGTTTGCTGCATTAATTCCTGTGATCATTGTTCTGCCATGGCTAAAAGGTAAAGCACAGCATTCAGGCTTAATTGCTCCCCACCTTGCACAAAAATTGGGGCTAACCCAGCAACAGTCAAAAAGATGGCCAATTGTTTTATTCGCATTAGGCTCATTTATCGCAGTCATCGCCATGGCAGGACCGAGCTGGCAAAAAGTTAAACTTCCCGCTTATAACCTAAGTGGAGCACGCGTATTAGTGATGAACATGTCGCAATCAATGTACGCAACAGACATAAAACCTAACCGTCTAACTCAAGAAAGATTTAAAGCGTTAGATATGCTACCTGGTTGGAAAGAAGGTAGTACTGGTCTGGTTGCTTTTGCTGGCGATGGCTATGAAGTCAGTCCATTAACAACAGATAGCAGCACATTGCGCAATTTAATTCCAAACTTATCCCCTAATATTATGCCAATTGCAGGAAACAATGCAGCATCAGGCCTTGCTGAAGCCATACGATTACTCAAGCAAGCAGGCCATAATAGTGGTGATATTATTTTAATGACAGACGGTATAACCAAAGCCGTTGCTCAACAAGCATTGGCCGATCTTAAAGGAACGCATTACCGCGTCTCTATTCTTGCAATGGGTACTGTTGAAGGCGCACCGATCTTACTTCCCGATGGCAGTTTATTGTCTAAAAACGGCACTCCCGTTATCAGTAAAATTGATATTAATACGTTAATGTCAATTACGGACAGTACTGGTGGCATATTACAAATGGCTCAAGCGACGGATAATGATGTTAATGCGATTATTAACTTTACAGCAAAACCATTAGCCAGCAGAGAAAAAGGTCATCAGAAAGAATTACAAGAACGTTTAAACGGCGGTTTCTGGTTAATTATTCCACTGCTATTATTAGCGTTACTGGGATTTCGTCGTGGTGTTGTTTTAGCTGCAATGTTTATTTTGATCCCCATTGATCACGCGCAAGCAAGTCCATGGACCAACACTAACCGCCAAGCGTATGAAACATTTACTGATGGCAATTATAAACAAGCGGCCCAAGAGTTTACGTCACCACAATGGAAAGGTATTGCTGAATATAAAGCCCAGCAATATGATCAAGCGATAGAGACCTTAAAGCCACTACAAGATCCAACTTCGCAATATAATCTCGGCAATGCTTATGCTCAAAAAGGTGATTATAAAAAAGCCGCTGCGACTTATGAGAAGCTGTTAAAACAACAACCTGATTTCGCTGATGCTAAGAAAAATCTCAGTATTGTTGAGCAAGCTGAAAAGCAAAAACAACAGCAACAAAAAAAATCAGGGAAACAAGGTCAGCAAAGCAATAAAGACCAGCAGCAACAAGGTCAGCAAGGCAATAAAGACCAGCAGCAACAAGGTCAGCAAGGCAATAAAGACCAGCAGCAACAAGGTCAGCAAGGCAATAAAGACCAGCAGCAACAAGGTCAGCAAGGCAATAAAGACCAGCAGCAACAAGGTCAGCAAGGCAATAAAGACCAGCAGCAACAAGGTCAGCAAGGCAATAAAGACCAGCAGCAACAAGGTCAGCAAGGCAATAAAGACCAGCAGCAACAAGGTCAGCAAGGCAATAAAGACCAGCAGCAACAAGGTCAGCAAGGCAATAAAGACCAGCAGCAACAAGGTCAGCAAAGCAATAAAGACCAACAGCAACAAGGTCAGCAAAGCAATAAAGACCAACAGCAACAAGGTCAGCAAGGTCAGCAAGGTCAGCAAGGTCAGCAAGGTCAGCAAGGCAATAAAGACCAACAACAACAACAACCGTCAATGAGTGAAGCAAAAAAGAAACAGCAAGCTCAAAATAATGCACAGCAAGCATTAAGCCAACAAGCTCAACAAGCTCAACAAGCTCAACAAGCTCAACAAGCTCAACAAGCTCAACAAGCGAAGCAACCAAATAAAGACGGTAAAGATCAACAACCATCAACAGTAACAATGCAACAAGGAAAACCAACCGGTGAACAGCAGCAAGTGCTTTCAGTAAGCAACCCTATATTGAAAAAGCTTGAACAAGTACCCGATGATACAGCGGAGTTAATTCGAGCCCAATTAATGTTGCAAGCACAGCAAAGAGCCAAGCAGCAACAAAGTAATAAACCATGGTAA